In Mytilus edulis chromosome 6, xbMytEdul2.2, whole genome shotgun sequence, the following proteins share a genomic window:
- the LOC139526608 gene encoding uncharacterized protein, giving the protein MTFQKSFTPLYDSSKGTFIEKITVNKFAKSVIFSAKFGDLASILQDTVERVYITYPKENLNKSIATFKLDTSHSGEFLYLYRKILARSRFPYSELIVDIGANDGFLSSNSFNFIQHGWNAVLVEPLSEQLHLARHHLSRYIDEYNEKKQYVQYVEAVLGTKDRTVKLIISPDLVSIESHVLREHDYDGTKKVVRTVPGISVGRFAEKYDIPKNFGILSIDSEGQRNKILHQFIDLGYKPGYII; this is encoded by the exons ATGACG TTTCAAAAAAGTTTTACTCCATTATATGACTCTAGCAAAGGGACTTTCATTGAAAAGATTACAGTCAATAAATTTgctaaaagtgttattttttcaGCAAAATTTGGTGATTTGGCGTCAATTTTACAAGACACTGTAGAAAGGGTGTACATAACATATCCAAAGGAAAACCTCAACAAATCAATAGCCACCTTTAAACTGGACACATCACATTCAGGGGAGTTTTTATATCTTTATCGAAAAATTCTTGCAAGAAGTCGATTTCCTTATTCCGAATTGATAGTTGATATCGGTGCTAATGATGGTTTCTTATCCAGTAACTCATTTAACTTTATTCAACATGGATGGAATGCTGTCCTTGTAGAACCTCTGTCAGAACAGCTTCATCTTGCAAGACATCATTTATCAAG aTATATAGATGAATACAATGAAAAGAAGCAATATGTTCAATATGTAGAGGCTGTCTTGGGAACAAAAGATAGAACAGTCAAGCTAATTATCTCCCCTGATTTAGTTTCAATTGAATCTCATGTACTTAGAGAACATGATTACGATGGAACTAAGAAAGTTGTGAGAACAGTGCCTGGGATATCTGTTGGAAGATTTGCTGAGAAATATGACATTCCTAAAAACTTTGGTATTCTGTCTATAGATTCTGAGGGACAAAGGAACAag ATATTACATCAGTTTATAGATTTAGGGTACAAACCAGGTTACATTATCTAA